A genomic segment from Ruegeria sp. TM1040 encodes:
- the alaS gene encoding alanine--tRNA ligase, with translation MPSLNDIRSTFLNYFAKQGHEVVDSSPLVPRNDPTLMFTNSGMVQFKNCFTGVDRRDYVRATTAQKCVRAGGKHNDLDNVGYTARHHTFFEMLGNFSFGDYFKNEAIPFAWELITGEFDIPKDKLYTTVYHTDDEAFEIWKKVGVPEERIIRIATSDNFWQMGDTGPCGPCTEIFYDHGDHIWGGPPGSPEEDGDRFIEIWNLVFMQNERFADGSMVDLDMQSIDTGMGLERIAALLQGTHDNYETDLFKYLIEASATVTKSEPYGDQNVHHRVIADHLRSCSFLIAEGVLPSNEGRGYVLRRIMRRAMRHASLLGATDPVMHKLVPALVSQMGAAYPELGQGQALIEETFEQEETRFLKTLDRGLKLLDDASGDLEKGDVLPGETAFKLYDTFGFPLDLTQDALRAKGIEVDTDGFDAAMKAQKEQSRAGGIGLGDATDVKVYFDIVDAEGTTEFLGYETEKAEGQIVALVKDGARVDSAKAGESVQIILNQTPFYGESGGQVGDSGMLTVEGGAARITDTKKVEGLFLHIAEVTEGEIAVGSGAAMEVDHVRRSQIRANHSATHLLHEALRNALGDHVAQKGSLNAADRLRFDFSHNKAVSAEDLSKISAEVNDFIRQNSAVSTRIMTPDDARALGAQALFGEKYGEEVRVVSMGRAPTGKGADGETYSIELCGGTHVKQTGDIGTFVILGDSASSAGVRRIEALTGAAAFAHLEREAGRMAEVAASLKAQPADVMERLKALMDERKALQNEIATLKQQIAMGGGAGGGAEAKEIGGKTFLGQALQGVSGKDLRGLIDAHKQKIGSGVILLIAEDDGKVAVAAGVTDDLTGEISAVDVLKAAVPAVGGKGGGGRPDMAQGGGKDFSGADEAIKAAEALLKG, from the coding sequence ATGCCCAGCTTGAACGACATCCGGTCGACCTTTCTGAACTACTTTGCAAAGCAGGGCCATGAGGTCGTGGATTCCAGCCCGTTGGTTCCGCGCAATGACCCGACGCTCATGTTCACCAACTCCGGCATGGTGCAATTCAAAAATTGCTTCACCGGTGTGGACCGGCGTGACTATGTCCGCGCCACCACGGCGCAAAAATGTGTGCGTGCTGGCGGCAAGCACAATGACCTCGACAATGTCGGCTATACTGCCCGCCATCACACGTTTTTCGAGATGCTCGGCAACTTCTCCTTTGGGGATTATTTCAAAAACGAGGCGATCCCCTTTGCTTGGGAGCTGATCACCGGCGAGTTTGATATTCCCAAGGATAAACTCTACACGACCGTCTATCACACAGACGACGAAGCCTTTGAAATCTGGAAGAAAGTAGGCGTCCCGGAGGAGCGGATCATTCGGATTGCGACCTCTGACAACTTCTGGCAGATGGGCGACACGGGCCCCTGTGGTCCCTGCACCGAGATTTTCTATGACCACGGCGATCACATCTGGGGTGGCCCTCCGGGCTCGCCCGAGGAAGATGGCGACCGGTTCATCGAAATCTGGAACCTTGTTTTTATGCAGAACGAGCGCTTTGCGGATGGGTCCATGGTGGACCTCGACATGCAGTCGATCGACACCGGCATGGGGCTGGAGCGGATTGCGGCTCTCTTGCAGGGCACCCATGACAACTATGAGACCGATCTTTTCAAATATCTCATCGAGGCCTCGGCCACGGTGACCAAGAGCGAGCCCTATGGTGACCAGAACGTGCATCACCGCGTCATCGCCGACCACTTGCGGTCCTGTTCCTTCCTGATTGCCGAAGGTGTGCTGCCCTCCAACGAGGGACGGGGCTATGTGCTCCGCCGCATCATGCGTCGCGCGATGCGCCATGCCTCTCTCTTGGGGGCAACCGATCCGGTGATGCACAAGCTGGTGCCCGCGCTCGTGAGCCAGATGGGAGCGGCCTATCCGGAACTGGGGCAGGGGCAGGCGCTCATTGAAGAGACCTTCGAGCAGGAAGAAACCCGTTTTCTCAAGACCTTGGATCGCGGCCTTAAGCTCCTGGACGATGCGTCCGGTGATCTAGAAAAAGGCGATGTCCTGCCGGGCGAGACGGCCTTCAAGCTCTATGATACCTTCGGTTTCCCGCTCGACCTCACTCAGGATGCGCTGCGCGCGAAGGGCATCGAGGTGGACACCGACGGCTTTGACGCCGCGATGAAAGCCCAGAAAGAGCAGTCGCGCGCCGGCGGCATTGGTCTGGGCGATGCGACCGATGTCAAAGTCTACTTTGATATCGTCGACGCCGAGGGCACGACCGAATTCCTTGGCTATGAGACGGAAAAAGCCGAGGGGCAGATCGTGGCGCTGGTCAAGGACGGCGCCAGGGTCGACAGTGCCAAAGCGGGCGAGAGCGTTCAGATCATCCTGAACCAGACACCTTTTTATGGCGAGAGCGGTGGCCAGGTTGGCGACAGCGGTATGCTCACGGTTGAGGGCGGCGCTGCGCGGATCACCGACACCAAGAAGGTCGAAGGCCTGTTCCTTCACATCGCAGAAGTCACCGAGGGCGAGATCGCTGTCGGCAGCGGTGCAGCGATGGAAGTCGACCACGTCCGCCGCAGCCAGATCCGGGCGAACCACTCTGCCACCCACCTGCTGCACGAGGCGCTGCGCAATGCGCTTGGCGATCACGTTGCCCAGAAAGGCTCGCTCAACGCCGCAGATCGTCTGCGCTTTGACTTTAGTCACAACAAGGCGGTAAGCGCAGAGGACTTGTCGAAGATCTCCGCAGAAGTGAATGATTTCATTCGCCAAAACTCGGCCGTCAGCACCCGCATCATGACGCCCGATGATGCCCGCGCCCTGGGCGCTCAGGCGCTCTTTGGTGAGAAATACGGCGAAGAGGTTCGCGTTGTCTCCATGGGGCGCGCACCGACTGGCAAGGGTGCGGATGGCGAAACCTACTCCATCGAACTCTGCGGCGGCACCCATGTGAAACAGACTGGTGACATTGGCACCTTTGTGATCTTGGGTGACAGCGCATCCTCGGCTGGCGTGCGCCGGATCGAGGCGCTCACGGGCGCGGCCGCTTTTGCGCATCTGGAACGCGAAGCCGGGCGGATGGCGGAGGTTGCCGCCTCGCTCAAGGCACAGCCTGCGGATGTGATGGAACGGCTGAAGGCGCTTATGGACGAGCGCAAGGCCCTGCAGAACGAGATTGCGACCCTCAAGCAGCAGATCGCCATGGGCGGCGGCGCCGGTGGCGGTGCTGAAGCCAAAGAGATCGGCGGCAAGACCTTTCTCGGTCAGGCGCTGCAGGGAGTCTCGGGCAAGGATCTGCGTGGGCTGATAGATGCGCATAAGCAGAAAATCGGCTCTGGCGTGATCCTGCTGATTGCCGAGGATGACGGCAAGGTCGCCGTTGCTGCCGGGGTCACCGATGATCTGACCGGCGAAATTTCTGCTGTGGATGTGCTCAAGGCGGCTGTGCCAGCTGTGGGCGGCAAAGGGGGCGGTGGTCGTCCCGACATGGCGCAGGGCGGCGGTAAGGATTTCTCCGGCGCCGACGAGGCCATCAAGGCTGCCGAAGCTCTTTTGAAAGGATAA
- a CDS encoding DUF1330 domain-containing protein, whose protein sequence is MPALWIAHVTVTDADAYGKYAELAGPAIAKHGGEFIARGGRFVQLEGKERPRNVVAKFPSVEAAVDCYNSPEYQEALSHARDASERELMVVETSA, encoded by the coding sequence ATGCCAGCTCTTTGGATTGCTCATGTAACCGTCACCGATGCCGACGCGTATGGAAAATACGCCGAGCTTGCCGGGCCAGCGATTGCGAAACATGGCGGAGAGTTCATCGCCCGGGGAGGCCGCTTTGTGCAGCTCGAGGGCAAGGAGCGTCCGCGCAATGTGGTTGCAAAGTTCCCCAGCGTTGAGGCCGCAGTCGACTGCTACAACAGCCCTGAATACCAAGAGGCGCTGAGCCACGCACGCGATGCATCCGAACGTGAGCTGATGGTTGTCGAAACCAGCGCCTGA
- a CDS encoding class II glutamine amidotransferase, translating to MCRWAAYIGPPVHLDEVVCKPEHSLVAQSVHAFECKTQTNADGFGIAWYDSREEPGLYRDTHPAWSDPNLKSITHQVRSGLFLAHVRASTGTATSRNNCHPFTHGCWSFMHNGQVGGFENFRRRADMIIPDELYSARKGATDSEALFLIAIAEGLYEDPKGAMQRAVGRLEALSREFGHTPHMRIGAAFSCGGALYAVRYASDHLAPTVYSSKSADGTGRLVVSEPLHKGECWEAVPAGSFCRFTADDTEIEDFVPQF from the coding sequence ATGTGCCGTTGGGCCGCCTATATTGGTCCCCCCGTCCATCTGGACGAAGTCGTGTGCAAGCCCGAGCATTCGCTGGTCGCGCAATCTGTCCACGCCTTTGAGTGTAAAACACAAACCAATGCCGACGGATTTGGGATCGCCTGGTATGACAGCCGCGAGGAACCGGGGCTTTATCGCGACACCCACCCGGCCTGGTCCGATCCGAACCTGAAGTCGATCACCCATCAGGTGCGCTCCGGGTTGTTTCTGGCGCATGTGCGCGCCTCAACCGGAACCGCGACCAGTCGCAATAACTGTCATCCCTTCACCCATGGGTGCTGGTCCTTCATGCACAACGGTCAGGTGGGCGGGTTTGAAAACTTTCGCCGTCGCGCCGATATGATAATCCCGGATGAGCTTTATTCTGCGCGAAAGGGGGCGACGGATAGCGAAGCGCTGTTCCTGATCGCCATAGCGGAAGGGCTCTACGAGGACCCCAAGGGCGCCATGCAGCGCGCAGTCGGCAGGCTGGAGGCGTTGAGCAGAGAGTTTGGTCACACACCCCACATGCGGATTGGCGCGGCCTTCAGCTGCGGCGGCGCTCTCTATGCGGTGCGCTATGCCTCGGATCACCTCGCACCCACGGTCTACAGCAGCAAAAGCGCAGATGGCACCGGGCGGCTCGTGGTGTCCGAGCCCCTCCACAAAGGCGAATGCTGGGAAGCAGTTCCCGCAGGATCTTTCTGCCGTTTCACGGCTGATGACACGGAGATCGAGGACTTTGTCCCTCAATTCTGA
- the typA gene encoding translational GTPase TypA: MDLRNIAIIAHVDHGKTTLVDELLKQSGAFRENQAVAERAMDSNDLERERGITILAKATSVEWNGTRINIVDTPGHADFGGEVERILSMVDGVVLLVDAAEGPMPQTKFVTSKALALGLRPIVVLNKVDKPDAEPDRALDECFDLFANLGADDDQLDFPSMYASGRSGWADMELDGPRKDLSALFDLIVKHVPAPKQIAQKDEPFRMLATTLGSDPFMGRILTGRVESGTLKVGDSLKALTREGELIENFRATKILAFRGLAQQPIDLAEAGDIVTIAGMAKATVADSLVDTSVTEALPAQPIDPPTITVTFGINDSPLAGRDGKKVQSRVIRDRLLKEAELNVAIEVTDTPGGEAFEVAGRGELQMGVLIENMRREGFELSISRPQVLFKEENGQRMEPVEEATIDVDDEYSGVVIEKLTGNRKGELVEMKPAGAGKTRIIAHVPSRGLIGYHGEFLTDTRGTGVLNRVFHGWTPHKGAIPGRRAGVLISMENGQSVAYALWNLEERGKMFIGAQADVYTGMIIGEHSRDNDLEVNPLKGKKLTNVRASGSDDAVRLTTPVTLSLEEAIAYINDDELVEVTPNSVRLRKRYLDPHERKRMAKANS, translated from the coding sequence ATGGACCTGCGCAATATTGCGATCATCGCGCACGTTGACCACGGCAAAACCACTCTGGTTGACGAGCTTCTGAAACAATCCGGCGCCTTTCGCGAAAACCAGGCCGTGGCTGAACGCGCCATGGACTCCAACGATCTGGAACGCGAGCGCGGCATCACCATCCTGGCCAAAGCCACCTCGGTAGAATGGAACGGCACGCGGATCAACATCGTCGACACCCCCGGCCACGCCGACTTTGGTGGCGAAGTAGAACGCATCCTCTCCATGGTGGACGGTGTTGTTCTGCTTGTGGACGCCGCCGAAGGCCCGATGCCGCAGACCAAATTCGTGACCTCGAAAGCGCTTGCGCTGGGCCTTCGCCCGATCGTTGTGCTGAACAAGGTCGACAAGCCCGATGCCGAGCCCGACCGCGCGCTCGACGAGTGTTTTGACTTGTTTGCAAACCTCGGTGCGGACGACGATCAGCTCGACTTCCCCTCCATGTATGCGTCCGGCCGCTCCGGCTGGGCCGATATGGAACTGGATGGTCCGCGCAAGGATCTCTCGGCGCTGTTTGACCTCATCGTAAAGCACGTCCCCGCGCCCAAGCAGATCGCGCAGAAGGATGAACCCTTCCGCATGCTCGCAACCACGCTCGGCTCCGACCCTTTCATGGGCCGCATCCTGACCGGACGTGTGGAAAGCGGCACGCTCAAGGTGGGCGACAGCCTAAAGGCGCTGACTCGTGAGGGCGAGTTGATCGAGAACTTCCGTGCCACCAAGATCCTCGCGTTCCGTGGTCTGGCCCAGCAGCCGATCGATCTCGCCGAAGCTGGCGACATCGTGACCATCGCCGGCATGGCAAAGGCCACCGTTGCGGATTCGCTTGTGGACACCTCCGTTACCGAAGCCCTGCCCGCCCAGCCGATCGATCCGCCGACGATCACCGTGACCTTTGGCATCAACGACAGCCCTCTGGCGGGTCGTGATGGCAAGAAAGTCCAGTCGCGCGTGATCCGGGATCGCCTCCTGAAAGAGGCCGAGCTCAATGTCGCCATCGAGGTCACCGACACCCCCGGCGGTGAGGCCTTTGAGGTCGCAGGTCGTGGCGAATTGCAGATGGGCGTTCTCATCGAGAACATGCGCCGCGAGGGCTTTGAACTCTCTATTTCGCGCCCGCAGGTTCTGTTCAAAGAAGAGAACGGTCAGCGCATGGAGCCGGTCGAGGAAGCCACCATTGACGTGGATGACGAATACTCCGGCGTGGTGATCGAAAAGCTCACCGGCAACCGCAAGGGCGAGCTCGTAGAGATGAAGCCCGCCGGTGCAGGCAAGACCCGCATCATCGCCCATGTCCCGTCACGTGGCCTCATCGGGTATCACGGTGAATTCCTCACCGACACCCGCGGCACCGGTGTTCTGAACCGCGTGTTCCACGGCTGGACCCCGCACAAGGGCGCCATCCCGGGCCGTCGCGCGGGCGTGCTGATCTCAATGGAGAACGGTCAATCCGTGGCCTATGCGCTGTGGAACCTCGAAGAGCGTGGCAAGATGTTTATCGGCGCACAAGCCGACGTCTACACCGGCATGATCATTGGCGAGCACAGCCGCGACAATGATCTCGAGGTGAACCCGCTCAAGGGAAAGAAGCTCACCAACGTGCGGGCCTCTGGCTCTGATGACGCCGTGCGCCTGACCACGCCCGTCACGCTCTCGCTGGAAGAGGCGATTGCCTATATCAACGACGACGAGCTGGTCGAAGTGACGCCGAACTCCGTGCGTCTGCGCAAGCGCTACCTCGATCCGCATGAGCGCAAGCGGATGGCCAAGGCGAACAGCTGA
- a CDS encoding DMT family transporter: protein MHYLYLMAAVLAETIGTTALQASQQFTRLLPSVIVVVAYGLSFFLMSLTLKVMPVGIVYAIWSGLGIVLIATIGFLVFGQRIDLPAIAGMALIITGILVIHLFSSSSGH from the coding sequence ATGCATTATCTTTACCTGATGGCCGCCGTTTTGGCCGAAACCATTGGGACAACCGCACTTCAGGCGAGCCAGCAATTCACCCGGCTGCTGCCGTCTGTGATTGTTGTCGTTGCTTACGGCCTGTCTTTCTTTCTGATGAGCCTCACGCTCAAGGTGATGCCAGTGGGGATCGTGTATGCGATCTGGTCCGGGCTCGGGATTGTCCTGATCGCCACCATCGGCTTTCTTGTCTTTGGCCAACGCATTGATCTGCCTGCAATTGCGGGAATGGCGTTGATCATCACAGGCATTCTGGTGATCCACCTGTTCTCCAGCAGCTCTGGCCACTGA
- a CDS encoding HD domain-containing protein, which yields MTTDLEQQFEFLTEIERLREVERQNLLLDGSRVENSAEHSWHLALYALVFAPYAPSDVSITRVIEMLLLHDIVEIDVGDHPIDEPTDWEAVAQAEDRAQRRIFGLLPEAQGHRLQALWQEFEAAHTADARFAKSLDYCQPIFQTLCAVSPPADHLRVVRENLTTGRATSLRERFPEAYAAACSLIDGQTVSDPDFAARLAFLSEADRLKSVLRASRIASGTRYENSAEHSWHIMLYGWILAPHSLSEVDVSRVLKMLLLHDLVEIDAGDVPIHSNLDAAALRQIEETEKAAAERIFGLLPDAQAKDCLMIWQEFEAAQSADAVFAKSIDRVQPVLLNIATGGGSWVAYDVTLPQLETRVGVKIARGAPKVWDHVRALLLPWFTAQGRL from the coding sequence ATGACCACAGATCTTGAGCAGCAATTCGAATTCCTCACTGAAATCGAAAGGCTGCGCGAGGTGGAACGGCAGAACCTTCTGCTGGACGGCAGCCGGGTAGAAAATTCGGCCGAGCACAGCTGGCATCTGGCGCTCTATGCGCTGGTGTTTGCCCCCTATGCGCCCTCCGACGTGTCCATAACCCGTGTCATCGAGATGCTCTTGCTGCATGACATCGTGGAGATCGACGTTGGCGATCATCCGATTGATGAGCCAACAGACTGGGAGGCGGTGGCACAAGCCGAAGACCGCGCGCAGCGACGGATATTCGGACTGCTTCCAGAAGCGCAGGGCCACCGGCTGCAGGCGCTCTGGCAGGAATTTGAAGCGGCGCATACAGCAGATGCGCGCTTTGCAAAATCGCTGGACTACTGCCAGCCGATCTTCCAGACGCTTTGCGCTGTTTCGCCTCCCGCCGATCACCTTCGGGTGGTACGCGAAAACCTGACCACCGGTCGCGCCACCTCTCTTCGAGAGCGGTTTCCCGAGGCTTATGCAGCAGCATGCAGCCTCATTGACGGTCAGACCGTCAGCGATCCGGACTTTGCAGCACGGCTCGCGTTTCTGTCCGAAGCTGACCGGTTGAAGTCGGTTCTACGCGCCTCGCGGATTGCCTCCGGCACCCGATATGAAAACTCGGCAGAACACAGCTGGCACATCATGCTCTATGGCTGGATCCTCGCTCCGCATAGCCTGTCGGAAGTCGACGTCTCGCGCGTTCTCAAGATGCTGCTACTGCACGATCTGGTCGAGATTGACGCCGGCGATGTGCCCATTCACTCCAATCTGGACGCCGCCGCGCTGCGCCAGATCGAAGAGACTGAGAAAGCCGCCGCAGAGCGGATCTTTGGGCTGTTGCCGGACGCGCAGGCCAAGGACTGCCTCATGATCTGGCAGGAATTCGAAGCCGCCCAGAGCGCGGATGCGGTCTTTGCCAAATCCATCGACCGCGTGCAGCCGGTCTTGTTGAATATTGCCACCGGCGGTGGCAGCTGGGTGGCCTATGATGTCACCCTACCGCAGCTGGAAACCCGCGTGGGCGTGAAAATTGCGCGGGGCGCACCGAAGGTCTGGGACCATGTGCGTGCGCTTCTGTTGCCCTGGTTTACGGCACAAGGCCGCCTCTGA
- a CDS encoding alpha/beta hydrolase, with protein MPEVIFPGPEGRLEGRYHPQKEKDAPIAIVLHPHPQFGGTMNNKVVYNLHYAFYNMGFTVLRFNFRGVGRSQGEYDQGVGELSDAASALDYLQSMNNNSKHCWVAGFSFGAWIGMQLLMRRPEITGFISVAPPANMYDFSFLAPCPSSGLIINGTADRVAPPADTVGLVNKLHEQKGITITHEEVEGADHFFQEPHMDTMIGSVTDYVKRRLTENTR; from the coding sequence ATGCCTGAGGTCATTTTCCCCGGACCCGAAGGACGCCTGGAAGGCCGTTATCACCCGCAAAAGGAAAAGGATGCGCCGATCGCGATCGTGTTGCACCCGCATCCGCAGTTCGGCGGCACAATGAACAACAAGGTGGTCTACAACCTCCATTATGCCTTCTACAACATGGGCTTTACCGTTTTGCGGTTCAATTTCCGTGGTGTGGGTCGCTCGCAAGGCGAATATGATCAAGGGGTGGGCGAACTCTCGGATGCCGCCTCCGCGCTGGATTATCTGCAGTCGATGAACAACAACTCCAAGCACTGCTGGGTTGCGGGATTCTCCTTTGGGGCCTGGATCGGCATGCAGCTGCTGATGCGCCGTCCGGAGATCACCGGATTTATCTCTGTCGCGCCGCCTGCCAATATGTATGATTTCTCCTTCCTGGCGCCCTGCCCGTCTTCTGGTCTGATCATCAACGGCACCGCCGACCGCGTGGCGCCGCCTGCGGACACCGTGGGGCTGGTGAACAAGCTGCACGAGCAGAAGGGCATCACCATCACCCACGAAGAAGTCGAAGGCGCGGATCATTTCTTCCAGGAGCCGCATATGGACACGATGATCGGCAGCGTGACCGATTATGTGAAGCGACGCCTGACAGAGAACACCCGCTGA
- a CDS encoding Rrf2 family transcriptional regulator, with amino-acid sequence MKLSTKGRYAMVALADIALQPSEGLVVLADISKRQQISLPYLEQLFVKLRRGGLVASVRGPGGGYRLARPASEIRVVEILAAVDETVDAMHKGAGASGGSSGSRAQSLTNRLWEGLSAHVYVFLHQTRLSDVIENDLAPCPAVPNLFSVVDE; translated from the coding sequence ATGAAGCTTTCGACAAAAGGACGGTACGCAATGGTGGCCTTGGCTGACATCGCGTTGCAGCCATCAGAGGGACTGGTCGTCCTGGCCGATATCTCCAAGCGTCAGCAGATCTCTTTGCCGTATCTCGAGCAGCTCTTCGTGAAACTACGTCGTGGCGGGCTTGTGGCCTCCGTGCGTGGGCCCGGGGGTGGGTATCGTCTGGCGCGGCCCGCATCCGAAATTCGGGTCGTTGAGATCCTCGCCGCCGTTGATGAGACCGTAGACGCCATGCACAAGGGGGCAGGGGCGTCGGGTGGATCAAGTGGGAGCAGGGCGCAATCACTGACCAACCGTCTGTGGGAGGGGCTGAGTGCGCATGTCTACGTCTTTCTTCATCAAACACGCCTTTCGGATGTGATCGAGAACGACCTCGCGCCCTGTCCAGCAGTGCCCAATCTCTTCTCCGTGGTCGATGAATAG
- a CDS encoding cysteine desulfurase family protein, with protein MTRVYLDHNATSPLRHDARAAMIAAMDVCGNPSSVHAEGRAAKAVVERARAQIAAAFGADGADIVFTSGSTEGAALALMGRDLHGSALEHDAVRAWIKEDLTVEAQGRVAVLDPQSSCLQLANSETGVIQDLPEGLAVTDATQAFGKLPVAFNWMGATMALISAHKLGGPKGVGAVVLKRGTDLAAQIKGGGQEMGRRSGTENVIGIAGFGAAAEAAAKDLDNGVWDRVAEIRNILEKAVAAQCPGTIFIGNEARRLPNTSCFATPGWKGETQVMQMDLAGFAISAGSACSSGKVRASAVLTAMGFDEKTAQGAIRVSLGADTTETDVLRFAETWCAKQKKHRARSA; from the coding sequence ATGACTCGTGTTTATTTAGATCATAACGCCACATCGCCCCTGCGCCACGACGCGCGGGCAGCGATGATCGCGGCCATGGATGTGTGCGGCAACCCGTCGTCGGTGCACGCCGAAGGACGCGCGGCCAAGGCCGTGGTGGAGCGTGCCCGGGCCCAGATTGCAGCGGCCTTTGGCGCCGACGGGGCAGACATCGTGTTTACCTCGGGTTCGACCGAGGGAGCCGCACTTGCGTTGATGGGGCGTGATCTACACGGATCCGCGCTTGAGCATGACGCTGTAAGGGCTTGGATCAAAGAGGATCTTACAGTTGAGGCTCAGGGTCGTGTCGCGGTTTTGGACCCGCAGAGTTCCTGTCTTCAGCTTGCCAACTCGGAAACCGGCGTCATCCAGGATCTGCCCGAAGGGCTTGCGGTCACGGATGCCACGCAGGCCTTTGGAAAGCTGCCGGTCGCCTTCAATTGGATGGGCGCGACGATGGCGCTCATCTCGGCGCACAAGCTCGGTGGACCCAAGGGTGTCGGGGCGGTTGTGCTGAAGCGCGGGACGGATTTGGCCGCGCAGATCAAGGGTGGCGGCCAGGAGATGGGGCGCCGCTCCGGGACGGAAAATGTTATTGGAATCGCAGGGTTCGGCGCCGCAGCTGAAGCAGCCGCGAAGGATCTTGATAACGGTGTCTGGGACCGGGTTGCAGAAATTAGAAATATTCTAGAAAAGGCGGTTGCGGCCCAGTGCCCGGGCACTATTTTTATTGGCAACGAGGCGCGCCGCCTGCCCAATACCTCGTGTTTTGCGACCCCCGGCTGGAAGGGCGAGACGCAGGTGATGCAGATGGACCTTGCGGGGTTTGCCATCAGCGCGGGGAGCGCCTGCTCTAGCGGCAAGGTGCGCGCAAGTGCGGTTCTGACCGCGATGGGATTTGATGAGAAGACAGCTCAGGGAGCGATCCGCGTATCGCTTGGGGCTGACACGACCGAAACGGATGTGCTGCGGTTTGCAGAAACGTGGTGCGCCAAACAGAAGAAACATCGCGCCCGCTCGGCGTGA
- the sufB gene encoding Fe-S cluster assembly protein SufB → MAALDQFEAKEGVDQETVDAVREVSTYKYGWDTDIEMEYAPKGVNQDIVRLISEKNEEPEWMTEWRLQAFERWEGMKEPNWAMVNYPEIDFQNQYYYARPKSMEVKPKSLDEVDPKLLATYEKLGIPLKEQMILAGVEGAEDAPAEGRKVAVDAVFDSVSVGTTFQDELKKAGVIFCSISEAIREHPELVKKYLGSVVPVSDNFYATLNSAVFSDGSFVYVPPGVRCPMELSTYFRINAENTGQFERTLIIADKGSYVSYLEGCTAPQRDTAQLHAAVVEIIIEEDAEVKYSTVQNWFPGDENGKGGIYNFVTKRADCRGDRSKVMWTQVETGSAVTWKYPSCILRGNESQGEFYSIAIANNMQQADTGTKMIHLGKDTKSRIVSKGISAGKAQNTYRGLVSMHPKAKNSRNYTQCDSLLIGDKCGAHTVPYIEVKNNSSRCEHEATTSKVDDDQLFYCRQRGMDEEEAVALVVNGFCKDVLQALPMEFAMEAQQLVAISLEGSVG, encoded by the coding sequence ATGGCCGCTCTGGACCAATTCGAAGCCAAGGAAGGCGTTGATCAGGAAACCGTGGATGCGGTGCGCGAGGTCAGCACATATAAATACGGCTGGGACACCGATATCGAGATGGAATACGCCCCCAAAGGCGTGAACCAGGATATCGTGCGCCTGATTTCCGAGAAAAATGAAGAGCCTGAGTGGATGACCGAATGGCGTCTTCAGGCCTTTGAGCGCTGGGAAGGCATGAAAGAGCCGAACTGGGCGATGGTGAACTACCCTGAAATCGACTTTCAGAACCAGTATTACTACGCCCGTCCCAAGAGCATGGAAGTGAAGCCGAAGTCGCTGGATGAAGTCGATCCAAAGCTGCTTGCTACTTACGAAAAGCTCGGCATCCCCTTGAAAGAGCAGATGATTCTTGCGGGTGTTGAGGGCGCAGAGGATGCCCCCGCAGAGGGCCGCAAGGTGGCTGTGGATGCGGTGTTTGACTCCGTGTCTGTCGGCACGACCTTTCAGGACGAACTCAAGAAGGCTGGCGTGATCTTCTGTTCCATCTCCGAAGCCATCCGCGAGCATCCCGAGCTGGTCAAGAAATACCTCGGCTCGGTGGTCCCGGTGTCGGACAACTTCTACGCCACACTGAACTCGGCCGTGTTCTCTGATGGGTCCTTTGTGTATGTGCCGCCGGGCGTGCGCTGCCCGATGGAACTTAGCACCTATTTCCGCATCAATGCCGAAAACACCGGACAGTTTGAGCGGACGCTGATCATTGCCGATAAAGGCAGCTATGTCAGCTACTTGGAAGGTTGTACTGCACCACAGCGTGACACTGCGCAGCTGCATGCTGCCGTGGTTGAGATCATCATCGAAGAAGATGCCGAGGTGAAATATTCCACCGTGCAGAACTGGTTCCCCGGCGATGAGAACGGCAAGGGAGGCATCTACAACTTCGTGACCAAACGTGCCGATTGCCGCGGCGACCGCTCCAAGGTGATGTGGACGCAGGTTGAGACCGGCTCTGCAGTGACTTGGAAGTATCCCTCCTGCATTTTGCGCGGCAATGAAAGCCAGGGCGAGTTTTATTCCATCGCCATCGCCAACAACATGCAGCAGGCCGATACGGGCACCAAGATGATCCACCTTGGCAAGGACACCAAGAGCCGGATCGTGTCCAAAGGGATCTCTGCCGGCAAGGCGCAGAACACCTATCGCGGTCTGGTGTCGATGCACCCAAAGGCCAAGAATTCGCGCAATTATACCCAGTGCGACAGCTTGCTGATCGGCGACAAATGTGGCGCGCATACAGTGCCTTACATTGAGGTCAAGAACAATTCCTCGCGCTGCGAACACGAGGCGACAACCTCCAAGGTGGATGATGATCAGCTGTTCTACTGCCGCCAGCGCGGTATGGACGAAGAAGAAGCGGTTGCACTGGTCGTGAACGGTTTCTGCAAGGACGTCCTACAGGCTCTGCCGATGGAATTTGCGATGGAAGCGCAGCAGCTTGTTGCAATCTCCCTTGAGGGCTCGGTCGGCTAA